The Mesorhizobium loti DNA segment GCTTCAATCCGGTCAAGCGGTTGATCTGGGCGCTGACCGGACGGATCGCCAAGGCCCGCGCGCTGCTTGCTGAGAAGGTCAATCAGGATCCGACTGGGCTGCACGGCACGGGCGTGGCGATCCACAACCTCGCAGAAGCGTTTTCGCGCATGCGCACACTTTACTCTGATCCGGCGGCACGCGACCAGAATTCGCCTGCTGCCGCGGTCGCCGCGTCGATAGTCGCACCCAAGCAGGTGCTACGCCAGCCGAACGTTGCGGGTACGTGTCCGGCCGGGCCGTTCACGAAAGATACGCTGGTTCTGCTGCAACTCGAGAGGGCCAATGTCCGCACGCCGGGGTATGACATGGCCTTCATGGCGGGAAGCTGGAGCGCGTGCCCGGCGCAGGGCTGGGTCCCTGCCCTGATGGCAACGGTATGGCGCCGCGCGATCGAGGGCACAGCGGCATGACCGACCGACAAATGTTCTCGCCGCTCGAGTTCCGCAATCTGACGGTCAAGAACCGGATTTTCCGGTCGAGCATCTCGGGCCGGTTCGATCAGGAAGACGGCGCCCCGACGCAGACCCGGATCAACTGGGAATCGAAGTTCGCCGCTGGCGGCGTCGGTGCGATCATCTCCTCCTACGTGCCGGTGCTGATCGAGGGGCGGATCATCGCGGGCTATGGGACGATCCACCGCGATGACTTCATCCCCAACTGGGCGAAGCTCGGCGAGTCGGTGCACAGCCACGGTGCGAAATTCATTATCCAACTCAGCCATTCAGGGCGGCAACTCGATTTGCCAGGCATCCATAATCAGAATCGGGTCGCGCTCAGTTCGACCAGCCAACGCGAGCCGATCAACGGCGTTCCCTGCCGCGCGATGGGTAAGGCCGAAATCGGTCACACGGTGGAGGCCTTCGCCAGAGCGGCGTGGCGGGCGCGCGAAGCCGGTCTTGACGGCGTTGAGCTTCATTCGGCGAATGGCTACCTGTTTTCGCAGTTTCTCAGTTCCGGGATCAATGACCGCACTGACGAATATGGAGGCAGCCTGGAAAATCGCGCGCGATTCCTCCTGGAAGTGATCGGCGCGATCCGGGCGCGCGTCGGCTCCGGCTTTCATCTGCAGGTCAAGCTCGGCGGCGTGGACAACAACAATGTGATGCCGTGGGAGAAGAAGGGCAACACGCTGGCGGAT contains these protein-coding regions:
- a CDS encoding NADPH dehydrogenase, with product MTDRQMFSPLEFRNLTVKNRIFRSSISGRFDQEDGAPTQTRINWESKFAAGGVGAIISSYVPVLIEGRIIAGYGTIHRDDFIPNWAKLGESVHSHGAKFIIQLSHSGRQLDLPGIHNQNRVALSSTSQREPINGVPCRAMGKAEIGHTVEAFARAAWRAREAGLDGVELHSANGYLFSQFLSSGINDRTDEYGGSLENRARFLLEVIGAIRARVGSGFHLQVKLGGVDNNNVMPWEKKGNTLADCVQIARWCEAAGVDGIHVSSGSSFPHPLNPPGDFPLDVLAKTYDTMITSGDFGMRNFVLFRYRLLRPIFHWLWFRMKKGLPVEGINLEAARAVKAAVKIPVIVTGGFQTASLIEKAIGDQVCDGVTIARSLIANNDLVKIWESGKDRPDRPCTYCNKCLVNAPKNPLGCYEISRYDNDYDRMVETIMSIYSTHPDLKVSAGEGLVTQ